Proteins from a genomic interval of Kaistia defluvii:
- a CDS encoding amino acid ABC transporter permease: protein MTALGPDAPAPGSPLLKNLLGERPLTQILLFVGVLAAFGFLGQTMATNMGRVGITPGFAFLARPTNFEIGETLIAYSSQSSFARAILVGLLNTLLVSAVGCILATVLGVALGLARLSDNPLLSGSVRAYVELIRNTPLLLQLFFWSATFHALPAARKAFEPVAGVYLSNRGIYIPALRFESGLAATVALASLAIALLLLWRRKRIGLSAPTASAVSVIGLVVVISALAATGGMRAEIPSLKGFNITGGLSLTPEFAALLVGLVVNAAALIAEIVRSGIQSVPRGQWEAARALGLPRGLIFAKIVLPQALRVITPLMTSTYLSLTKNSSLAVAIGYPDLVSILNTAANQTGQALETILIMASVYLTISFAVSFAINRYNKRYALKGLGR from the coding sequence ATGACCGCGCTCGGTCCGGACGCTCCGGCGCCCGGCTCTCCCCTCCTGAAGAACCTTCTGGGTGAGCGTCCGCTCACCCAGATTCTCCTGTTTGTCGGGGTGCTCGCCGCCTTCGGCTTCCTCGGCCAGACCATGGCGACCAATATGGGTCGCGTCGGCATCACGCCGGGCTTCGCCTTTCTCGCCCGTCCGACCAATTTCGAGATTGGCGAGACGCTGATCGCCTACTCGTCGCAGAGCAGCTTTGCCCGCGCCATCCTGGTTGGCCTGCTCAACACACTGCTGGTCTCGGCGGTCGGCTGCATATTGGCGACGGTGCTGGGCGTCGCCCTCGGGCTTGCCCGCCTGTCCGACAATCCGCTGCTCTCCGGCTCGGTCCGCGCCTATGTCGAGCTGATCCGCAACACACCGCTGCTGCTGCAGCTCTTCTTCTGGAGCGCCACGTTTCACGCTCTGCCGGCCGCGCGGAAGGCGTTCGAGCCGGTCGCCGGCGTCTATCTCAGCAATCGCGGCATCTACATCCCGGCGCTGCGTTTCGAGAGTGGGCTCGCCGCGACGGTGGCTCTCGCCAGCCTTGCCATCGCCTTGCTGTTGCTCTGGCGGCGCAAGCGCATCGGGCTTTCCGCACCGACCGCATCCGCCGTCTCGGTGATCGGCCTCGTGGTGGTGATCTCCGCGCTCGCCGCCACCGGCGGTATGCGCGCAGAAATTCCGTCGCTGAAAGGCTTCAACATCACGGGCGGCCTGTCGCTGACGCCGGAATTTGCCGCCTTGCTCGTCGGCCTCGTCGTCAATGCGGCCGCCCTGATCGCCGAGATCGTCCGCAGCGGCATCCAGTCGGTGCCCCGGGGACAATGGGAGGCGGCTCGCGCGCTCGGCCTGCCTCGCGGGCTGATCTTCGCCAAGATCGTGCTGCCGCAGGCGTTGCGGGTGATCACGCCGCTGATGACGTCGACCTATCTGAGCCTGACCAAGAATTCGAGCCTAGCGGTCGCCATCGGCTATCCCGATCTCGTCTCGATCCTCAACACTGCCGCGAACCAGACCGGGCAGGCGCTGGAGACGATCCTGATCATGGCGTCGGTCTATCTCACCATCAGCTTCGCCGTCTCGTTCGCCATAAACCGCTACAACAAACGCTACGCCCTCAAGGGGCTCGGACGATGA
- a CDS encoding amino acid ABC transporter substrate-binding protein, giving the protein MLAGAAQAGETLDKIKSRGQIKVGVGTLPGFFSPDSNGKWQGFFIDFGRALAITVFNDPDKVEFTSSSPQQRLPALQAGEFDVLLSGVTQTITRSFKLGFHFGPIIFYDGQGLLVAKSLGVSKGSELDGATIGVQSGTTGELNIADFFRKNGKKFTPVVIEDTKEFVSALETGRVDALTQDASDLALKRAQFAKPDDFLLLPERLSKEPLAPAIRAGDDQWLEIVNWTVYATIQAEEFGITKENVDSFLTSEDPAIKRFLGVDPSLGGAIGLDPKFAYNIIKSLGNYGEIFERNIGKSTPVGFERGYNQPWTQGGLLYSPPFR; this is encoded by the coding sequence ATGCTGGCCGGCGCGGCGCAGGCCGGCGAGACGCTCGACAAGATCAAGTCGCGCGGCCAGATCAAGGTGGGCGTCGGAACGTTGCCCGGCTTCTTCTCGCCCGACAGCAATGGTAAGTGGCAGGGCTTCTTCATCGATTTCGGCCGCGCCCTGGCGATCACCGTCTTCAACGACCCGGACAAGGTGGAATTCACCTCATCTTCGCCGCAGCAGCGTCTGCCCGCGCTGCAGGCGGGCGAGTTCGACGTGCTGCTATCGGGCGTGACGCAGACGATCACCCGCTCGTTCAAGCTCGGCTTCCATTTCGGCCCGATTATCTTCTATGACGGCCAGGGCCTGCTGGTCGCCAAGTCGCTCGGCGTGAGCAAGGGTTCGGAGCTCGACGGCGCTACCATCGGCGTGCAGAGCGGCACGACGGGCGAACTGAACATCGCCGACTTCTTCCGCAAGAACGGCAAGAAGTTCACCCCTGTCGTCATCGAGGACACCAAGGAATTCGTCTCGGCGCTGGAGACTGGCCGCGTCGACGCGCTGACGCAGGACGCCTCGGATCTCGCCCTGAAGCGGGCGCAGTTCGCCAAGCCGGATGATTTCCTGCTGCTGCCGGAGCGCCTGTCGAAGGAGCCGCTGGCGCCCGCCATCCGCGCCGGCGACGACCAGTGGCTCGAGATCGTCAACTGGACCGTCTATGCGACGATCCAGGCGGAAGAGTTCGGCATCACCAAGGAAAATGTCGACAGCTTCCTGACCAGCGAAGACCCGGCGATCAAGCGCTTCCTCGGCGTCGACCCGTCGCTCGGCGGGGCGATCGGCCTCGACCCGAAGTTCGCCTACAACATCATCAAGTCGCTTGGCAATTACGGCGAGATCTTCGAACGCAACATCGGGAAGTCGACGCCGGTCGGCTTCGAGCGCGGCTACAACCAGCCCTGGACCCAGGGTGGCCTGCTCTATTCGCCGCCGTTCCGCTAG